tacttacattggGTTTTGGTGTTTTCGGTAGGAACATCTGCAAATGAagaaacaaacacacacagttcatttccaatatttttatttttaaattagtggCAGTGAAGTGTTGTCGGGTACGTCGTAGTGGAACAGAACCTGGGACTGCCTCAGTCGTATGTCGtccgaatataaaaataattcttggGTACGTTACGTGGTGCCTTACTCTCAACTAATACAGCTTAAATAAACATGAGCTCTAACATCAAGTCTCTTCCAAATCATTAAAGCTTATTGTATCTCCCATGTATACTTgtctaatatttataaaatagggCATAAGATTGGCAAGTAGTATAGTTCATATTGCTCGTAAAATGCcctttatttaatttgtaataagGAATAGTAACCGTATTATTTGAAGACGACACTTGCTTTTTGCATATTCTATTAACTTTTCTATCGTTTCCAAATTCTCTTCTTCTAAATAATTCGTCATGTAAATACTTCTGTTCCATAATTGTAATAATCCTCTCGCTATTATTTCTAGAGACTTGATGGTAGTATAGTAGTGAAAATGTAGCGAAGTGTCGGGCTCATTCGGTCGACAACAGATTACAATAAATTGGCACTTTGTTACGACGATCCATCGTGTCTTCTGTCAAACTGAGCAAACATTTGAGCGAGGGTCGAGCGAGTATAGCTTGCTAGGTTCACAGAACATACGATGAAATAGTCGTTTCGTCTGGGAATGAATTCAACGGTGGCTTGTGAGGGTAACTACTCGTACAAGCATTAGGTGACGGTTGACTATTATTTTAGTGATCTGTGGGGTGCTTAGTAGGCCACTGTGGCACCGTGGAACGCACTCCCAGCCGTCACGACTCAACTTTGGCACGTAACGTTAGGACTAAACGCTCGAGTGCTACACACTGCTGGTTACAACACTAACATTGAATTATTACGTATCTGCCCGTCAGGGTTCAGTGTGGCAACAATTGAAAACAATGAGACTTCACTATTCAAAAGGATCGTCTATAAAAACGAGATTCAAAAACGAAAGTCCCTTTCGAAAATCTGTATCATTACAATGTATTAGATATCTAAACGTTATGTGTATATTcgaattatgtacctacttaggtacgaGTTATCGTCGAGTGCACGTGGGCTACAACCTTCGTTACTTTGAATCcattatgatgatgaaagaaTATATCacttatcattaaaatattattaacaatcACTCAATTACCTAACAAAAAGCACTCgctgattttatttataaatactcGATACTGCATCATACGCACATCAACCATACACTTTACATTATCGACGAAACTCGAGGAACTTTCATCCAATAATATCTACTTGCTCGCTTTAATAACTGTTGGACAGCCTTTTTTGAAGATTTAAGATAATACTGAACGTAAGGGTTGTACTCGGTATACCCCACGTGCATTCGTCcctaataatattgttaccgcTGCCGCACATAGTCGGTGAGACTTAAATTACTTCAGTCCTGGAGCGTGCACCCAGAGAGTGCTACTGGCAGTGGTCGCCGGCGGACTGGCCAGAGCAACAATATCATTACAAAGTCCTCGCCGCGCATCAACACGCGTCAGCCTCACCCGTACGTAAGCAGTCACCTGATGACTAGGTATAGACAATGCTGACTCTCGCGAGCTCTACAGGCGAGGCTATCGCGTCTTCATAAACGCGAGCACTGCATGGCTCGGTCGAGGAGTTGCGCGCGCCGTCAGAAAACCCATCACAACTCTATCATAAAAACTCGCGCATTCAGAAATACATACTATAATTCATCCTCTATAATATTGAAATTCCTGCGTCCCCGTTACGTTATATAAAACACACTGTAATACAAACTAGCAGCGATCAAATTCGAAGAGTCGGCGCGACACAATCCCTCGGCCGCGCCCTATCTACCGCGGGTACTGCGCGCGGCTACAAATcatttaatttacaatttatttcatCATTACTCCTatacacataaaaatattaaaacggaACGTTTTAACTAGGTAATATATACTGTGCGTAACGGACCGTAACACCATAGACTCACCATTAGCTGTACAAACAAACGAACAAATCGCGAAAACTTTCCAATGGAAGGAAGCAACGAAGTCAATAGGTTTCTCCCGCAATAAACACATCCCTTGCTTGCATTCACCTACATTAATCTCTTGAACATATCGTTGAATGTCTCGATTCTACCAATCACAGAGAAACACGTGGTATGAACACAAGGCTTGTGATTGGTCGAACCAAGCGAAACGTTGAACCCCAAATGTGTAGCATAGCCTCGTTTACATTAAGACAGACTATCTCTTCTTCTAACATACTTGCGCTGTTTTTCTCGCTTTCTAGTTATAGTATTCAGTGAAATATGCAACTGAACCATCTAATTTTCACATTTCCCCACGAAATCCAACAATACTTCGTATCTGCCCATTATTAGGAAAATCCAAACTACCGGACCTCAGCAAAAAGCATGAGATTGCAAATTCAATTTTAAGTCTTTCGAACACATTATATTCTTCCCATTCCTTTCTAATTGATTATCTACAACGCAGTTGTGATCTAAACGTACTATCTTCATGTAAACGAGTCTTATGTTACATTGAAATAGTAAGGGAGAGTATCAGATATCGACAATCCCACGAATGGAGTGGGTTTGAGGAGAACAGTACAAACTTCAAGACTttaaatatacacacacacatgtatCCAACAATATGAGCTTTCACTTTATATTCAAactataaatacctaattatagtTTACTTGCAATGTTGAGCGTTTTTCGCATACAACTCTCGATCTAACTCGGAGTATATTCCCAATAACTCTTTAGACGTGGCCACTTTCAATCTAATCGCTTTCCAACAAAATTTCACATTTCAATCCTAAACCTTAGCGagaataaattatttagaaCAAGTCACAATACAATATCAAACCTTAAAAACAAagtttggtaattataatattattaaaacatcaAAATGGAATGCAAGTTCGGTCCTTGGGGATTGTTGtttctattatttaaaaaaaaatcgcaccACTTCTATACTAGGTTTGGTATGCTGTATGGAAAGAGGGTCGGGAGAGCGTCATATACCTATATCCGAATACTTAGCAACAGACGTGCAGTTCTTATTGTTTCATTTTATGAAGACGCGATTACTATTATATAAGTGGTAGTTGAAACCCCAAGGATCGCTGAGAAAGTAGATCAACAAACGCAAGACGCATAAACATCAAAGTGAAGCACTCCTGACTGAACTGGACTCGAACTCGCGCCTCGCGGCTCGCTGCCGAGCGTCGAGCCATACCATACATCGTAATATTACACCTTAAATAACTATACAATTCATGAAGCCCCGCGGGGCTGTAAAACTTATTAAACTTCATTTATATCATACATTAGTGCGTGACCACTCACGTATCGGTActatacaaaaattaaaaacattatacaaTAATACTACGATACCATAGAGCTAATAAATACAAGAATCAACTTACTCTACCAATACCTCGTTCGGCACGATGACGTGATGCGGTGACGGTATATTCGTATTTTATTACAACCTcttttataacaatttattaattattataggtatttaatatatCTATTATATAATGTAGGGTGCTCTCTCTGAAATATCGTCTTAGCTATGTCCGGACACACCCGggccggccgccgcgccgccggcgccgccccGCCCGGGTCCGCTCAACTAACACGCAAACATACCTCCGcaataatacatatattttacCGAATATTATGTGAGCAATATGCTTTGTCAATACCATTGTGTCGAGTACTACCCGCTCGATACTCAGACTTGCCAGAGTGGTACTCGCGGTACTACGTGGTGTCAACAATAGGTCCGACAAGTGTCGCGTCGGCGGTCGCTCCAACTTATCCACCATTAGGCCAACTATGAACACGGCTGTGGGAACGGTGTGAAGGATTACAAACGAGCGGAAAATAATAGAGAGAGCGGAAGGCTCGCCGCCTCCCCGAACCGTTTTGCGATCGTCGCTAACACgggtgtcttcttcttcttcctagcgtgaatcccgccgtcttgcgccggggtccgctttcctactgTTCTTCCTCCACTTTGCCCTATCCTGGACATCGTCTTCGGATAACCCGCAACTCTCCATGTCTTTCTCCACGACACTCAACCATCTCagcttaggtcttcctctacgtCGCTGACCAGTAATATTGAAGTCGAGTGCCACGTTGCCAATGTACTCAGGCGGTCTTCTTTTAACATGCCCATACCAACGCAGCCGGTTTTCCTGCAGTTTGTCAGCCACGTCACGTACACCGAGGCTACCGCGCACATACTCGTTGCGAATCTTGTCGAGCCTCGTCACGCCGCACATCCAACGTAACATCTTCATCTCTGCAACTTGGATGGACTGGACATGTTTTTTCGTTACGGCCCACGTCTCGCTTCCATAGGTTAAGACAGGTCTTATTACTGACTTATAGATAAGCCCCTTCAGCTTTACAGGCATTCGGCTATCACAGGTAACGCCAGTAACTTCACGCCACCTGAGCCAGGCTGCTGATATACGGTGCTGTATGTTGCTCTCCAAATTTCCGGAACTGCAGATTATTGTCCCCAGATATTTGTACTCCTCGCACTGTTGAACAACTTGTCCATCTACCACTATAGGGTCAGCGCTAGGGTTCTTGACGTTGCATTCCATATATTGGGTTTTAGCTACACTAAGTACTAGCCCACCTGCCTGCAACTGACTTTTCCACGCTGCGAGGGCATTCGCCAGTTCTTGTCGGCTTGATGTGCAAATCGCTACGTCATCTGCATATATGTAGGTCCATGTGGCTACTTTCTGAGCATCTTCAGTGAGGGTATCGAGTACGAGACTAAACAAATACGGACTGAGTACTGAACCTTGATGAACACCCTCAGTCACGGGGATGGATTGTGTGACTCCTACTGTAGTTCGTACAAAAGAGCGGACATCCTTGTACATGTCGGCTACGATGGTGACGTATGCCTCGGGAACATTTTTCCTTCTGAGACTCCAGTATATTGTATTTCGGGGCACACGGTCAAAAGCCTTTTCCACTTTGACACTTTGTTTGTCGCTAACACgggtgtaatttatttatttatctaagacCATTGACGACAATCTCGATTATAAACATTCGTGGCTCACTGCGTCCGGGGTCCAGACCACGGCATCCGAACCGGCTCGTACACTTAAGTAATCACCTTAGAAATCGATAGGAAGTCAGTTTTACTTACAATAATCCGCTATATATAACTAGGGCCGGCGCGGGTGGCGGTGCGGCGCGAGCCGTGCCCCGGGCGACTCAGCGCGCGGCCACGCGGCAGAGCGCGTGCGCCAGCgcggaggcggcggcggcggcggcgggcgcggcggcgccgCACAGGCCGGATCAGAGCCGGTCCTCCTCTTCCTCCTCCTCGGCCTCGTCCGCGGCCTCTTCGTTCTCGTCCCGGTAGCCGGGGTGCTCGCTGATCGCGTAGTAGTTGCCGTTGTAGATGACGCCAAGTTCGCGCAGCGCGTCGCCGCGGATCGTCGCCTTGATCGTCCAGTTGTAGCAGTCGTCCGACTCGGACTCGCGGTCTAGTCGCTCTACGTCCAGGATCTTGGAGCTGAGCCGCTCGAGGATGATACCGATGTCCTTGATGGTGAGATGCCGCTTCTGGTCGACGCTCAGCTGGTCGATGAGCAGCAGAAACTTTTCGGAGGTAACAGCCTCATCCTCCACGAGCGTGTTCTCGGTCTCGCTCTCCGACGAGtcccgctccccgcgccgcgccgactCCGCGTCTAGGAACCGCACGTGCCCCTTCGGCCGGCCCTGGGGAGACGCCCGCGGCTGCGCGTCCTGTCAAGTCAACGGTTACATGAATTTCTATAGATTATCCAAAATCCACAAACATTCATTCGTGATTTTAACAACGAAAATTTACAGATGAAAAACATAATTGACATTACAAAAACCGACCTGTATAGGCGAGGTAGCGACGCTTTTATGTACGGCTATGCGGCGGCCCTCTTCATGTAGTGCGCAACAGTGGAAGTCGCACTCATCGGGCGGCGGTCTTGGCGCGTGCTGGTGCGGTGGTTGGTGCGGCGTGTGGGGGGCATGTGTACGGCAGTCGGCTGTGTGCACGTGCGCGTGCTCCAGCGAGCCGGCGGAGCGCGacaggcggcgcggcgcggggccCGGCTCATCGTGGTTCACCACCGTGATGtgtggcggcggcggctgcggccGGTCTAGCGACGTCTGGATCACGAGTGACGGCCGCCGGTCTGCACAAAAAAAGTCAATTACATACCCGCACAAAGATCTTGCTTATTATTTTCGATCAAGCAATATATCAGGTGCATATTCATAGGTGAACGAATTTGGCATAATAGGTATTTGTTGCGTTGCGTTGGGTACAAGGAACACATAAGATTGGGATGGCTTGGTGAAATTTTCAGTTTTTGAACAGATCAATAGCAGACGTTTTTTCTAGGTCTTCAAGATTACTCACTATGACATAAAATCTGACAAAATCAGATCTTGCAATATCAAACACCAAAAAATGTGACAAGTTGTTTTTTTGAAATTACACAAATGACTTTGCATCCTCGTCTATCTATCAAATAGTGCATTAGCAATTATGGCTGGATGGGATGTTCCGGAAGCCTCTACATCTGGGGTAGTCGGAAGTAGTGTACTAACCTGGCTTGGGCTGTCTGCTGGGCGAGCGCGCGGCGGGCGAGGCCGCGGGCCTTTGGTCCCAGTGCAGCACCACCGTGACGCGCCCCTTGTTGTCCATGATCTTCCATGAAGGCGTCTCATCGTGTAGCTCTAGCGCGTGGATCGTCTCGCATACTATCTTTGGGATCGCTGATATCGCTGAAAACGGCAAAACGCTAGTCTTTATATTTATACTCTACTTCATGTCTACTACTGAATGAATGATGTATGAAAAGGTTTCTTTTTCAAGGATAGTAACGATCCCTTTGGCCACAAACACAGATTGAAAATGATTAAATACGAGGATAATTGGAAAATGTACTTGCCTCAGATTGGTGGTCGATGCAACGAGACTAGTTCAGACTAATCTCGATAACATTGACTGAACTCCTTGACTAGCAGATTCGGAATGACAATGTACTAAGTATGTTGATTTCGTAGGCAGTATAAAGAATGGAACTCATCCAACCTTGGAGACGCTGACACTAGGATGCCAGCATTCAGCGGAGGTATCATCACAGCTCAGCCGTAGGGTACTGGATTTCATAATACTGACCAGATTTTACGAAATTATTCTCGTCGTGCGCCTTCATTGAACGTATCATCGGACTGTGCAATGAATTCGGTAGAATTCctgtaaattaatattattgaagGTACTGACCGGCTTCGATGTCCTGGCTCCTCAGAAGACAAAAAACCGAACGAACAAGAGGTTAAGTTGGGGTTGAAAAGGATTTCTTCCATCTGTGTGCCGTCGCTGCGTATTGTACTGACCAACCTTGATGACGTCGACCCTGGTGGGGAACTAGTAGCATCACAGTGTTGCGGAGTGCGCGAGTAATCACCGTCTACCACCTGTGTGCCATCGTTATGTATTGTACTGACCAGCCTTGATGACGTCGACGCCGGTGGGGAACCAGCGCTCGCCAGCGCGGAGCAGCAGCAGCACAGTGTTGGGAGGTAGAGTGCGCCAGTACTCGCCGTCTTCTACTTGTGTGCCGTCGCTCTCCAACACCAGCCGCACCGGCTCGCTCGCAGCGACCGATAGCTTCTCTTTTCCTgtgcattaatatttattaataagtgTCTTATCAGTGCAGTCGAAGGTACCTAATGTTAGGGTTTGTGTTAATTTGAAGAGAATGCAATCGTGTCTTGGTGCAAGATTTGTGTAGGGACAGATaggaaatgctacaccgacgacGACAAGGAGGGTAGCTCTTAATTTAATGAAGATAACGCAAAGTAAAGTGAAGTGTGAGTGAGTGATATTATGAcattttaataagaaataacatagcatcacgcctgtatccctaaagtggtaggtagaggtgtacaGTAATTATATCTACACCCACTCCTGACCAACCCTTATaataaatcctgaaaaccagaAATCTAAAAAGACACTTTCAATAAAAGACGAATGACATAAATATCAAACACTTGAAAGcttatcacatttttattaattaagtactttatagTCGTTGTTAAGAACTTTTTAAGTAACTACTTACTCACCTAGTTTTTCGCTTTACCTAACTAACGATCCTAAACTACGCTTACTTTTCTATGAAACCTTACAAAAGCTCCAAGTTACAAATTAAATTCCTTCGCACGCTTATTTCAGAAGTAGCACGCTAAAATAATCCACGTGGTGTTTGAGCGAGGTCTTCCGGTGGACTGAACTGAATGAGCTCCGAGCTGTATCCTGCTGTAAATAGGACAGAGGCGTACCTAGGGGCGATAGgggaaaatatttaaacacAAGTGTgtgataattaaagcacataataacgggttcttaccgcgtttaaatgggaattgcaagtgccatgatcacgggatgactgatgagattggagtggagagtaggtagatccataattttatagtttttttttctacaggTGTGTGTTATACATAAACACTTTTGCCTATTTGCCGGGCTAAGCAGAGAtcctacactacactacactacacttctgttgcttcctccacatttatcaattgtTTAATTTACGCGCGCCGAAGGAAGTCCTAGGTGTACATACCGCGATTAGATCCAggatatatttaaaaaagatcaGTTCAAGAGTACTTTAAACCGATACATGAAGTGTGTCATCAAAGACTACATGCATGCTCgtgcgaaagtggtgtgtcaagatcgtagtaagtagGTGGAATTCCTTGGTCTCAactctctacctaccccaacggtAATTGGCGTGATCTTGTGTGaatcgtgtgtgtgtgtgtg
The nucleotide sequence above comes from Pectinophora gossypiella chromosome 6, ilPecGoss1.1, whole genome shotgun sequence. Encoded proteins:
- the LOC126367342 gene encoding uncharacterized protein LOC126367342 isoform X1 — its product is MIVEIQQEEVRGKRPFKIWDSSRNVRKGLVVTSFEELIHRGKEKLSVAASEPVRLVLESDGTQVEDGEYWRTLPPNTVLLLLRAGERWFPTGVDVIKAAISAIPKIVCETIHALELHDETPSWKIMDNKGRVTVVLHWDQRPAASPAARSPSRQPKPDRRPSLVIQTSLDRPQPPPPHITVVNHDEPGPAPRRLSRSAGSLEHAHVHTADCRTHAPHTPHQPPHQHAPRPPPDECDFHCCALHEEGRRIAVHKSVATSPIQDAQPRASPQGRPKGHVRFLDAESARRGERDSSESETENTLVEDEAVTSEKFLLLIDQLSVDQKRHLTIKDIGIILERLSSKILDVERLDRESESDDCYNWTIKATIRGDALRELGVIYNGNYYAISEHPGYRDENEEAADEAEEEEEEDRL
- the LOC126367342 gene encoding uncharacterized protein LOC126367342 isoform X2, which encodes MAREEVRGKRPFKIWDSSRNVRKGLVVTSFEELIHRGKEKLSVAASEPVRLVLESDGTQVEDGEYWRTLPPNTVLLLLRAGERWFPTGVDVIKAAISAIPKIVCETIHALELHDETPSWKIMDNKGRVTVVLHWDQRPAASPAARSPSRQPKPDRRPSLVIQTSLDRPQPPPPHITVVNHDEPGPAPRRLSRSAGSLEHAHVHTADCRTHAPHTPHQPPHQHAPRPPPDECDFHCCALHEEGRRIAVHKSVATSPIQDAQPRASPQGRPKGHVRFLDAESARRGERDSSESETENTLVEDEAVTSEKFLLLIDQLSVDQKRHLTIKDIGIILERLSSKILDVERLDRESESDDCYNWTIKATIRGDALRELGVIYNGNYYAISEHPGYRDENEEAADEAEEEEEEDRL